In one Vicugna pacos chromosome 22, VicPac4, whole genome shotgun sequence genomic region, the following are encoded:
- the MRPL4 gene encoding large ribosomal subunit protein uL4m isoform X2, which yields MLQLVRAGVRGWLRPTGCRGLNALTEEAVQPVEKPELVASSDPQTPVLRRCELPVPAHRRPMQAWVESLQGYQQERVGLTELHPDVFSTTPRLDFLHQVAIWQKNFKRISYAKTKTRAEVRGGGRKPWVQKGSGRSRHGSIRSPVWRGGGIAHGPRGPTSYYYMLPMKVRVQGLKVALTVKLAQDDLHIVDSLELPTTDPQYLMELAHYRRWGDSVLLVDLEHEDMPQNIVAATSRLKTFNLIPAVGLNVHSMLKHQTLVLTLPTVAFLEEKLLWHDSRYTPLYPFRLPYRDFP from the exons ATGCTGCAGCTGGTCCGGGCCGGCGTGCGGGGCTGGCTTCGGCCCACGGGCTGCCGG GGCTTGAACGCGCTGACAGAAGAGGCAGTGCAGCCAGTGGAAAAGCCAGAGCTGGTGGCGAGCTCGG ATCCCCAGACGCCCGTGCTGCGCAGGTGCGAGCTCCCGGTTCCCGCGCACCGGCGTCCGATGCAGGCCTGGGTCGAGTCCCTGCAGGGCTACCAGCAGGAGCGCGTGGGTCTGACCGAGCTGCACCCGGACGTTTTCTCCACGACGCCGAG GTTGGATTTCCTGCACCAGGTTGCCATCTGGCAGAAGAACTTCAAGAGAATT AGCTATGCCAAGACCAAGACTAGGGCAGAAGTGCGGGGTGGTGGCCGGAAGCCCTGGGTACAGAAAGGCAGTGGGCGTTCCAGGCATGGCAGCATCCGCTCCCCAGTCTGGCGAGGAG GAGGCATTGCCCACGGCCCCCGGGGCCCCACAAGCTACTACTACATGCTGCCCATGAAAGTGCGGGTGCAGGGCCTCAAGGTGGCACTGACCGTCAAGCTGGCCCAG GATGACCTGCACATAGTGGACTCCCTGGAGCTGCCGACCACAGACCCCCAGTACCTGATGGAACTGGCCCACTACCGCCGCTGGGGGGACTCCGTGCTCCTTGTGGACTT AGAACACGAGGACATGCCTCAGAACATTGTGGCAGCCACCTCCAGACTCAAGACCTTCAACCTGATCCCTGCTGTGG gcctGAATGTGCACAGCATGCTGAAGCACCAGACCCTGGTCCTGACCCTGCCGACCGTCgccttcctggaggagaagcTGCTCTGGCATGACTCGCGCTACACACCCCTCTACCCCTTCCGCCTGCCCTACCGTGACTTCCCCTGA
- the MRPL4 gene encoding large ribosomal subunit protein uL4m isoform X1 — MLQLVRAGVRGWLRPTGCRGLNALTEEAVQPVEKPELVASSGEDPQTPVLRRCELPVPAHRRPMQAWVESLQGYQQERVGLTELHPDVFSTTPRLDFLHQVAIWQKNFKRISYAKTKTRAEVRGGGRKPWVQKGSGRSRHGSIRSPVWRGGGIAHGPRGPTSYYYMLPMKVRVQGLKVALTVKLAQDDLHIVDSLELPTTDPQYLMELAHYRRWGDSVLLVDLEHEDMPQNIVAATSRLKTFNLIPAVGLNVHSMLKHQTLVLTLPTVAFLEEKLLWHDSRYTPLYPFRLPYRDFP; from the exons ATGCTGCAGCTGGTCCGGGCCGGCGTGCGGGGCTGGCTTCGGCCCACGGGCTGCCGG GGCTTGAACGCGCTGACAGAAGAGGCAGTGCAGCCAGTGGAAAAGCCAGAGCTGGTGGCGAGCTCGGGTGAAG ATCCCCAGACGCCCGTGCTGCGCAGGTGCGAGCTCCCGGTTCCCGCGCACCGGCGTCCGATGCAGGCCTGGGTCGAGTCCCTGCAGGGCTACCAGCAGGAGCGCGTGGGTCTGACCGAGCTGCACCCGGACGTTTTCTCCACGACGCCGAG GTTGGATTTCCTGCACCAGGTTGCCATCTGGCAGAAGAACTTCAAGAGAATT AGCTATGCCAAGACCAAGACTAGGGCAGAAGTGCGGGGTGGTGGCCGGAAGCCCTGGGTACAGAAAGGCAGTGGGCGTTCCAGGCATGGCAGCATCCGCTCCCCAGTCTGGCGAGGAG GAGGCATTGCCCACGGCCCCCGGGGCCCCACAAGCTACTACTACATGCTGCCCATGAAAGTGCGGGTGCAGGGCCTCAAGGTGGCACTGACCGTCAAGCTGGCCCAG GATGACCTGCACATAGTGGACTCCCTGGAGCTGCCGACCACAGACCCCCAGTACCTGATGGAACTGGCCCACTACCGCCGCTGGGGGGACTCCGTGCTCCTTGTGGACTT AGAACACGAGGACATGCCTCAGAACATTGTGGCAGCCACCTCCAGACTCAAGACCTTCAACCTGATCCCTGCTGTGG gcctGAATGTGCACAGCATGCTGAAGCACCAGACCCTGGTCCTGACCCTGCCGACCGTCgccttcctggaggagaagcTGCTCTGGCATGACTCGCGCTACACACCCCTCTACCCCTTCCGCCTGCCCTACCGTGACTTCCCCTGA
- the ICAM1 gene encoding intercellular adhesion molecule 1, with amino-acid sequence MAPGAAHPASLALLALLGALLPGPGGAETSVQPPKAIIPQGGSVRVTCSASCDHPSILGLETELTKKEVDHGENWKTFELTNVLSDSTPKCFSTCSENQSSTSVSIIVYRFPEHVKLAPLPTWQPVDEHFILTCQVSGGAPRAHLSVMLLRGEEVLERQPVAKGESTEVMFTVLAKREDHGVNFSCRTELDLRSEGLGLFQNSSAPRKLQTFVLPMTGLHLDTLRIVEVGTQWLVNCTLDGLFPAAEAEVHMALGDQKLEPKIMNHGDSLLATAWVKSNEEEGTQHLVCQVTLGDQTRSRLENVTIYSFPAPDLTLSRPQVPEWTTVTVECKAHAGAVVTLEDAPARLGAPRAQLQLNASAEDNGRSFSCSAALEVAGQWLYKNRTLKLSVLYGPRLDERDCPGNWTWQEGSQQTLRCQARGNPFPKLKCSRKGDGASLPIGDLRPVKREVAGTYLCEANSSRGVAKREVVVNVIYHQNIPAIIVPVVAVITLGAVGTAAYIYYRKLKKQKYELQKAQKAWEESVKKLNTPATPP; translated from the exons ATGGCTCCCGGCGCCGCCCATCCCGCGTCGCTTGCGCTCCTGGCCCTGCTCGGGGCTCTGCTCCCAG GGCCAGGAGGTGCTGAAACATCAGTGCAGCCCCCAAAAGCCATCATACCCCAAGGAGGTTCTGTGAGAGTGACCTGCAGTGCCTCCTGTGACCACCCGAGCATTTTGGGCTTAGAGACCGAGCTAACTAAGAAGGAAGTGGACCATGGGGAAAACTGGAAGACTTTTGAACTGACCAATGTGCTGAGTGACAGCACTCCAAAATGCTTCTCAACCTGTTCCGAAAATCAGTCGTCAACTTCAGTGAGCATCATTGTATACC GGTTCCCGGAACACGTGAAGCTGGCCCCCCTGCCCACCTGGCAGCCCGTGGACGAGCATTTCATTCTGACCTGCCAGGTGTCTGGCGGGGCACCGCGGGCCCACCTCAGTGTGATGCTGCTCCGTGGGGAGGAGGTGCTGGAGCGGCAGCCAGTGGCAAAGGGGGAGTCCACCGAGGTCATGTTCACGGTGCTGGCGAAGAGAGAAGACCACGGTGTCAATTTCTCTTGCCGCACGGAGCTGGACCTGCGATCCGAAGGACTGGGACTATTCCAGAACAGCTCGGCCCCCAGGAAGCTCCAAACCTTTG TCCTGCCAATGACCGGCCTGCACCTTGATACCCTCCGGATTGTGGAAGTGGGCACACAGTGGCTTGTGAACTGCACTCTGGATGGGCTGTTCCCAGCCGCAGAGGCTGAGGTCCACATGGCGCTGGGGGACCAGAAATTGGAACCCAAAATCATGAACCATGGTGACTCCCTCTTGGCCACAGCCTGGGTCAAGAGCAACGAGGAGGAGGGCACCCAGCATCTGGTATGCCAGGTGACGCTGGGAGACCAGACGCGGAGTAGACTGGAGAATGTGACCATCTACA GCTTCCCAGCTCCTGACCTGACCCTGAGCAGGCCCCAGGTCCCAGAATGGACAACAGTGACTGTGGAGTGCAAGGCCCACGCAGGAGCCGTGGTGACGCTGGAGGATGCCCCAGCCAGGCTTGGTGCCCCGAGGGCCCAACTCCAGCTGAACGCCAGTGCCGAGGACAATGGGCGCAGCTTCTCCtgttctgctgccctagaggtggCTGGGCAGTGGTTATACAAGAACCGGACCTTGAAGCTCAGTGTCCTGT ATGGCCCCCGACTAGACGAGAGAGATTGCCCGGGAAACTGGACATGGCAGGAAGGGTCCCAGCAGACCCTGAGGTGCCAGGCCCGGGGGAACCCATTCCCCAAGCTGAAATGTAGCCGGAAAGGGGACGGGGCTTCGCTGCCCATTGGGGACCTAAGACCTGTCAAGCGGGAGGTTGCAGGCACCTACCTGTGTGAGGCCAACAGCTCTCGCGGTGTCGCCAAGCGGGAAGTGGTCGTGAACGTGATCT ACCACCAGAATATCCCAGCCATCATCGTTCCAGTGGTAGCTGTTATCACCTTGGGTGCTGTAGGTACTGCCGCTTACATCTATTACCGTAAGCTGAAGAAGCAGAAGTACGAGCTGCAGAAGGCCCAGAAGGCCTGGGAAGAATCTGTCAAGAAACTGAACACACCAGCCACGCCGCCCTGA
- the ICAM4 gene encoding intercellular adhesion molecule 4 has protein sequence MGSLLPLFLLLLLAASYQPTGSRRRRWGTRTQGTGGRSPAPSETSAPFWVRISPEFKAVRPGDSLWLNCSSSCPLPEGFSLRTVLPRGETLSGPRWVSYQLLDVRAWSSDVQCFVTCAGETREATARITAYKQPRSVILEPPVLVGDEYTLRCHVTHVFPVGFLVVTLRRGGQVIYSESLERYTSVDLANVTMTHTLHARPSDFGQPVTCHAHLNLDGLVVLSSSAPMTLTAFAWSPASKALASTSIAVFVVIHLVVGALYLRKCLLMQSRA, from the exons ATGGGGTCTCTGCTCCCCCTCTTTCTGCTGCTTTTGCTGGCAGCCTCCTACCAGCCAACTGGGAGCAGGCGGAGGCGCTGGGGTACCCGGACGCAAGGAACGGGAGGTAGATCTCCCGCACCCTCGGAGACCTCAGCACCGTTCTGGGTGCGCATAAGCCCCGAGTTCAAGGCCGTGCGGCCGGGGGACTCACTGTGGCTCAACTGTAGCAGCAGCTGCCCCCTACCGGAGGGTTTCAGCCTCCGCACCGTGCTGCCGCGGGGCGAGACGCTCAGTGGGCCCCGTTGGGTATCCTACCAGCTGCTGGATGTGAGGGCCTGGAGCTCCGATGTGCAATGCTTCGTCACCTGCGCAGGAGAAACGCGGGAGGCCACCGCCAGGATTACCGCCTACA AACAGCCACGCAGCGTGATCCTGGAGCCTCCGGTCTTAGTGGGCGATGAGTACACTCTTCGCTGCCACGTGACGCACGTGTTCCCCGTGGGCTTCCTGGTGGTGACTCTGAGGCGCGGTGGTCAAGTCATCTACTCAGAAAGCCTGGAGCGCTACACTAGCGTGGATCTGGCCAATGTGACGATGACTCACACCCTTCATGCCAGGCCCAGTGACTTCGGGCAGCCAGTGACCTGCCACGCCCACCTCAATCTTGATGGCCTGGTGGTCCTCAGTAGCTCGGCACCCATGACGCTGACAGCTTTCG CTTGGAGTCCCGCATCCAAAGCCTTGGCCTCCACCTCCATCGCAGTCTTTGTGGTGATCCATCTCGTCGTGGGGGCCCTCTACCTGCGAAAGTGCCTATTGATGCAGTCCCGGGCCTAG
- the ICAM5 gene encoding intercellular adhesion molecule 5 — MPAPSPGLHRALLGLWAALGLGLLGFSAIAQEPFWADLQPRVALVERGGSLWLNCSTNCPRPERGGLETSLRRNGTQRGLRWLARQLVDIREPETQPVCFFRCARRTLQARGLIRTFQRPDRVELVPLPAWQPVGENFTLSCRVPGAGPRGSLTLTLLRGAQELIRRSFFGEPPRARGAVLTATVLARREDHGANFSCRAELDLRPHGLGLFENSSAPRELRTFALPPDSPRLAAPRLLEVGSERPVSCAMDGLFPASEAGVYLALGDQRLSPDITLEGDAFMATATTTASTEQEGARQLVCNVTLGGESRESRENVTVYSFPEPLLTLSEPNAPEGKTVTVTCTAGPRALVTLDGIPAAVPGQPAQLQLNATENDDRRGFFCDAALEVDGETLSKNESAELRVLYAPRLDDSDCPRSWTWPEGPEQTLRCEARGNPEPSVHCARPDGGAVLALGLLGPVTRALAGTYRCTATNAQGEAVKDVTLTVEYAPALDSVGCPERITWLEGTEASLSCVAHGVPPPNVSCMRSGEAGVIIEGLLRVAREHAGTYRCEATNARGSAAKNVAVTVEYGPSFEELSCPSNWTWVEGSGRLFSCEVDGKPEPSVECIGSGGTSEGVLLPLAPPGPSARTPRIPSELAPGTYICNATNRHGSMVKTVSVSAESPPEMDESTCPSHQTWLEGAEAAALACSARGRPSPQVRCSREGAPRPQRLRVSREDAGSYRCLATNPHGTDARIVTVGVEYRPVVAELAASPPGGVRPGGNFTLTCRAEAWPPAQISWRAPPGALNIGLSSNNSTLSVAGAMGSHGGEYECAATNAHGRHTRRITVRVAGPWLWVAVGGAAGGAALLAAGAGLAFYVQSTACKKGEYNVQEAESSGEAVCLNGAGGGASAGTGAEGGTEAAGTAEAPAGGEVFAIQLTSA, encoded by the exons ATGCCAGCGCCCTCGCCAGGGCTGCACCGGGCGCTGCTCGGCCTCTGGgctgccctgggcctggggctCCTCGGCTTCTCAG CAATCGCACAGGAGCCTTTCTGGGCGGACCTGCAGCCCCGCGTGGCGCTCGTGGAACGCGGAGGATCGCTGTGGCTGAATTGCAGCACCAACTGCCCACGGCCCGAACGCGGTGGCCTGGAGACCTCACTGCGCCGGAATGGGACCCAGAGGGGTTTGCGCTGGCTGGCGCGGCAGCTGGTGGACATCCGCGAACCGGAGACCCAGCCCGTCTGCTTCTTCCGCTGCGCGCGGCGCACACTGCAAGCGCGTGGGCTCATTCGCACTTTTC AACGGCCAGATCGTGTAGAGCTGGTGCCGCTGCCTGCCTGGCAGCCAGTGGGCGAGAACTTCACCCTGAGCTGTAGGGTCCCCGGCGCTGGGCCTCGTGGGAGTCTCACATTGACCCTGCTGCGGGGCGCCCAAGAGCTGATCCGTCGCAGCTTCTTCGGGGAGCCACCCCGAGCGCGGGGCGCGGTGCTCACAGCCACGGTACTGGCGCGGAGGGAGGACCATGGGGCCAATTTCTCGTGCCGTGCGGAGCTGGACCTGCGGCCTCACGGCCTAGGGCTGTTTGAAAACAGCTCGGCCCCCAGAGAGCTCCGAACCTTCG ccctgcctccggACTCCCCGCGCCTCGCTGCCCCTCGGCTCTTGGAAGTGGGCTCAGAAAGACCTGTGAGCTGCGCCATGGATGGGCTGTTTCCAGCCTCGGAGGCTGGGGTCTACCTGGCGCTGGGGGATCAGAGGCTGAGTCCCGATATCACCCTCGAGGGGGACGCTTTCATGGCCACTGCCACAACCACAGCTAGCACAGAGCAGGAGGGCGCCAGGCAGCTGGTCTGCAACGTGACCCTGGGGGGCGAAAGCCGTGAGAGCCGGGAGAACGTGACAGTCTACA GCTTCCCGGAGCCCCTCCTGACCCTGAGCGAGCCCAACGCCCCCGAGGGGAAAACGGTGACAGTAACCTGCACAGCTGGGCCCCGAGCCCTGGTCACACTAGACGGAATTCCAGCCGCGGTCCCGGGACAGCCCGCCCAACTCCAGCTAAACGCCACCGAGAACGACGACAGGCGTGGCTTCTTCTGCGACGCCGCCCTCGAGGTGGACGGGGAGACCCTGAGTAAGAACGAGAGCGCCGAGCTGCGCGTCCTAT ACGCTCCCCGGCTGGACGATTCGGACTGTCCCAGGAGCTGGACGTGGCCGGAGGGCCCAGAGCAGACGCTGCGCTGCGAGGCCCGTGGAAACCCAGAGCCCTCGGTGCACTGCGCGCGGCCCGACGGGGGGGCGGTGCTGGCACTGGGCCTGCTCGGTCCGGTAACTCGCGCGCTCGCCGGCACTTACCGCTGCACCGCGACCAATGCCCAGGGCGAGGCAGTCAAAGACGTGACTCTGACGGTGGAGT ATGCACCAGCGCTGGACAGTGTGGGCTGCCCTGAACGCATTACCTGGCTGGAAGGAACAGAGGCCTCCCTGAGCTGTGTGGCCCATGGGGTCCCACCTCCCAACGTGAGCTGCATGCGCTCTGGGGAGGCTGGGGTCATCATCGAGGGCCTGCTGCGTGTGGCCCGGGAGCACGCGGGCACCTACCGCTGCGAAGCCACCAATGCTCGAGGCTCTGCAGCCAAAAATGTGGCTGTCACGGTGGAAT ATGGCCCCAGTTTTGAGGAGCTGAGCTGCCCCAGCAATTGGACATGGGTGGAAGGTTCTGGGCGACTATTTTCCTGTGAGGTTGATGGAAAGCCAGAGCCAAGTGTGGAGTGCATTGGCTCTGGCGGCACCAGTGAGGGGGTGCTGCTGCCACTGGCACCCCCAGGCCCTAGTGCCAGAACCCCCCGAATCCCTAGTGAACTGGCACCTGGTACCTACATCTGTAATGCCACCAACCGGCATGGATCCATGGTCAAGACGGTCTCCGTGAGCGCGGAAT CACCACCGGAAATGGATGAATCTACCTGCCCAAGTCACCAGACgtggttggaaggggctgaggCTGCTGCGCTGGCCTGCTCCGCCCGGGGTCGCCCCTCGCCACAAGTGCGCTGCTCCAGGGAGGGCGCGCCCCGGCCACAGCGGCTGCGCGTGTCCCGAGAGGATGCAGGCAGCTACCGCTGCTTGGCCACCAACCCGCACGGCACGGATGCCCGGATTGTCACCGTGGGCGTGGAAT ACCGCCCGGTGGTGGCCGAGCTGGCTGCTTCACCTCCGGGAGGCGTGCGGCCGGGCGGGAACTTCACATTGACCTGCAGGGCCGAGGCATGGCCCCCGGCCCAGATCAGCTGGCGCGCGCCCCCGGGGGCGCTCAACATCGGCCTGTCCAGCAACAACAGCACGTTGAGCGTGGCGGGCGCCATGGGCAGCCACGGCGGCGAGTACGAGTGCGCAGCCACCAACGCGCATGGGCGCCACACACGGCGCATCACCGTGCGCGTGGCTG GTCCGTGGCTGTGGGTCGCTGTGGGCGGCGCGGCGGGGGGCGCGGCGCTGTTGGCCGCGGGGGCCGGGCTGGCCTTCTACGTGCAGTCCACCGCCTGCAAGAAGGGCGAGTATAACGTGCAGGAGGCGGAGAGCTCCGGGGAGGCCGTGTGTCTCAACGGCGCTGGCGGCGGCGCCAGCGCGGGCACCGGCGCGGAAGGTGGAACAGAGGCTGCGGGCACTGCGGAGGCGCCGGCGGGGGGCGAGGTCTTCGCCATCCAGCTGACGTCAGCATGA